The Symphalangus syndactylus isolate Jambi chromosome 11, NHGRI_mSymSyn1-v2.1_pri, whole genome shotgun sequence genome contains a region encoding:
- the PDLIM4 gene encoding PDZ and LIM domain protein 4 isoform X2 yields MPHSVTLRGPSPWGFRLVGGRDFSAPLTISRVHAGSKAALAALCPGDLIQAINGESTELMTHLEAQNRIKGCHDHLTLSVSRPEGRSWPSASDDSKAQAHRIHIDPEIQDGSPITSRRPSGTGTGPEDSRPSPGSPYGQPPRFPVPHNGSSEATLPAQMSTLHVSPPPSADPARGLPRSRDCRVDLGSEVYRMLREPAEPVAAEPKQSGSFRYLQGMLEAGEGGAPSSRRGTSSTIPSASCAATAA; encoded by the exons ATGCCCCATTCCGTGACCCTGCGCGGGCCTTCGCCCTGGGGCTTCCGCCTGGTGGGCGGCCGGGACTTCAGCGCGCCCCTCACCATCTCGCGG GTCCATGCTGGCAGCAAGGCTGCATTGGCTGCCCTGTGCCCAGGAGACCTGATCCAGGCCATCAACGGCGAGAGCACAGAGCTCATGACACACCTGGAGGCACAGAACCGCATCAAGGGCTGCCATGATCACCTCACACTGTCTGTGAGCAG GCCTGAGGGCAGGAGCTGGCCCAGTGCCTCTGATGACAGCAAGGCTCAGGCACACAGGATCCACATTGACCCTGAGATCCAG GATGGCAGTCCAATAACCAGCAGGCGGCCCTCAGGCACTGGGACTGGGCCAGAAGATAGCAGACCAAGCCCGGGATCTCCATATGGACAACCCCCTCGCTTTCCAGTCCCTCACAATGGCAGCAGCGAGGCCACCCTGCCAGCCCAGATGAGCACCCTGCATGTGTCTCCACCCCCCAG CGCTGACCCAGCCAGAGGCCTCCCGCGGAGCCGGGACTGCAGAGTCGACCTGGGCTCCGAGGTGTACAGGATGTTGCGGGAGCCGGCCGAGCCCGTGGCCGCGGAGCCCAAGCAGTCAGGCTCCTTCCGCTACTTGCAGGGCATGCTAGAGGCCGGCGAGGGCG GGGCACCATCGTCAAGGCGCGGGACAAGCTCTACCATCCCGAGTGCTTCATGTGCAGCGACTGCGGCCTGA
- the PDLIM4 gene encoding PDZ and LIM domain protein 4 isoform X1, with translation MPHSVTLRGPSPWGFRLVGGRDFSAPLTISRVHAGSKAALAALCPGDLIQAINGESTELMTHLEAQNRIKGCHDHLTLSVSRPEGRSWPSASDDSKAQAHRIHIDPEIQDGSPITSRRPSGTGTGPEDSRPSPGSPYGQPPRFPVPHNGSSEATLPAQMSTLHVSPPPSADPARGLPRSRDCRVDLGSEVYRMLREPAEPVAAEPKQSGSFRYLQGMLEAGEGGDWHGPGGPRNLKPTASKLGAPLSGLQGLPECTRCGHGIVGTIVKARDKLYHPECFMCSDCGLNLKQRGYFFLDERLYCESHAKARVKPPEGYDVVAVYPNAKVELV, from the exons ATGCCCCATTCCGTGACCCTGCGCGGGCCTTCGCCCTGGGGCTTCCGCCTGGTGGGCGGCCGGGACTTCAGCGCGCCCCTCACCATCTCGCGG GTCCATGCTGGCAGCAAGGCTGCATTGGCTGCCCTGTGCCCAGGAGACCTGATCCAGGCCATCAACGGCGAGAGCACAGAGCTCATGACACACCTGGAGGCACAGAACCGCATCAAGGGCTGCCATGATCACCTCACACTGTCTGTGAGCAG GCCTGAGGGCAGGAGCTGGCCCAGTGCCTCTGATGACAGCAAGGCTCAGGCACACAGGATCCACATTGACCCTGAGATCCAG GATGGCAGTCCAATAACCAGCAGGCGGCCCTCAGGCACTGGGACTGGGCCAGAAGATAGCAGACCAAGCCCGGGATCTCCATATGGACAACCCCCTCGCTTTCCAGTCCCTCACAATGGCAGCAGCGAGGCCACCCTGCCAGCCCAGATGAGCACCCTGCATGTGTCTCCACCCCCCAG CGCTGACCCAGCCAGAGGCCTCCCGCGGAGCCGGGACTGCAGAGTCGACCTGGGCTCCGAGGTGTACAGGATGTTGCGGGAGCCGGCCGAGCCCGTGGCCGCGGAGCCCAAGCAGTCAGGCTCCTTCCGCTACTTGCAGGGCATGCTAGAGGCCGGCGAGGGCG GGGATTGGCACGGGCCTGGCGGCCCCCGGAACCTCAAGCCCACGGCCAGCAAGCTGGGCGCTCCGCTGAGCGGCCTGCAGGGGCTGCCCGAGTGCACGCGCTGCGGCCACGGCATCGT GGGCACCATCGTCAAGGCGCGGGACAAGCTCTACCATCCCGAGTGCTTCATGTGCAGCGACTGCGGCCTGAACCTCAAGCAGCGTGGTTACTTCTTTCTGGACGAGCGGCTCTACTGTGAGAGCCACGCCAAGGCGCGCGTGAAGCCGCCCGAGGGCTACGACGTGGTGGCGGTGTACCCCAATGCCAAGGTGGAACTCGTCTGA